One segment of Scomber scombrus chromosome 3, fScoSco1.1, whole genome shotgun sequence DNA contains the following:
- the ccdc120b gene encoding coiled-coil domain-containing protein 120, giving the protein MEVKGHVITSMGLGAPDVQGCQDSKLQAERVAALQERKQALEALLNSRVGELKQVCLQEAELTGKLPHAFPLETGEKPPVVQRRAGLWPNSKAEDEAAQRKQMKAIFTGALYRHAESDRNVPNSKRTVHRGCHTEDTVMSESTSSMSDSTSHDNESSPSVAADQRSLSQPRLTVGSPDHRISRKLSPVEIYYEMRTRRNSVTSSVSPTHSLPRSASNVEGRSVPATPLLARTAPISVHVRSDASGGNGLKQWSGSLDVPYMIPLAQEGSSSDRRSCPYSSRARRSNSSEALLDRSSLPDDPASRNGMPPRGGPYKSSETLTDGKLRHIHLGSPERHVDSSVEQAKLRLSMGGRGAGGGYNELLMDYIWGKQQRVQVQHHLYQSTGRIWQDLPSPRSSTAAVPPHANGFSHSQVHLPSAAPPYSPMVLRGSQAELRRVKVTRTKSCGPFIPLQQHPQDAILLSAYESPLPASGTTTSSIPNLHPYQSELSGTPFGRRPPQFSLPTPEDSTRSLHKALALEGLRDWYLRNALGYPPAAPKGHEAGISRLSHPHPLAPSVQGESANLHRSQIPQSASFHGHPLHGRSMEFSLYQETPHPQTQEATPKEPSVDPGTLV; this is encoded by the exons ATGGAGGTCAAAGGACATGTGATCACATCCATGGGTTTGGGGGCTCCAG ATGTTCAAGGCTGCCAGGACAGCAAGCTGCAGGCTGAGAGGGTCGCAGCTCTGCAGGAGAGGAAGCAGGCCCTGGAGGCTCTCCTCAACAGCAGAGTGGGAGAGCTCAAACAAGTCTGTTTGCAGGAAGCA GAGCTGACTGGGAAGTTGCCACATGCTTTCCCCCTGGAGACGGGGGAGAAACCACCGGTGGTGCAGCGCAGAGCTGGCCTGTGGCCCAATAGCAAGGCAGAG GATGAAGCTGCCCAAAGAAAGCAGATGAAAGCCATCTTCACTGGTGCTTTGTACAGACATGCGGAATCAGACCGAAATGTCCCAAATAGCAAGAGGACAGTTCATCGCGGGTGTCATACAG AGGACACTGTCATGTCTGAGAGTACGAGCTCCATGTCAGACTCAACGTCCCATGATAATG AGTCCTCTCCCAGTGTGGCCGCCGACCAGCGCTCTCTGTCGCAGCCCCGGCTCACTGTGGGCAGCCCTGACCACAGAATCAGCAGGAAGCTGTCTCCAGTTGAGATTTACTATGAGATGAGAACACGTCGTAACTCTGTCACAAGCTCTGTTAG CCCAACCCACTCTTTACCAAGAAGTGCATCTAACGTTGAAGGGAGAAGTGTTCCAGCTACTCCTCTGTTGGCCCGAACTGCTCCGATCAGCGTTCATGTCAG GTCGGATGCGTCTGGGGGTAATGGGTTGAAGCAGTGGTCTGGCAGCCTGGATGTGCCATATATGATTCCACTGGCCCAGGAGGGCTCCTCCTCTGACCGCCGAAGCTGCCCTTACAGCTCAAGGGCCAGACGCAGTAACAGCTCCGAGGCCCTGCTGGATAGATCGAGCCTCCCTGATGATCCAGCGTCCAGAAATGGTATGCCCCCGAGAGGAGGGCCCTACAAGAGCTCAGAGACACTGACTGACGGCAAGCTGCGACACATTCACCTGGGCAGCCCTGAGAGACATGTGGACAGCTCTGTGGAACAGGCCAAACTGCGCCTGTCCATGGGAGGCAGGGGGGCTGGAGGGGGCTACAACGAGCTACTGATGGATTATATCTGGGGGAAACAGCAGAGGGTGCAAGTGCAGCACCACTTGTACCAGTCCACAGGCAGGATCTGGCAGGACCTGCCCTCCCCTCGCTCCTCCACTGCAGCGGTGCCTCCCCATGCCAACGGCTTTTCCCATTCCCAAGTGCACCTACCCAGCGCTGCACCTCCTTACAGCCCCATGGTCCTCAGAGGGTCCCAAGCTGAACTGCGCAGGGTTAAAGTCACTAGAACCAAATCTTGTGGGCCCTTTATTCCTTTGCAGCAACATCCCCAGGATGCCATCCTGCTGTCCGCATATGAATCTCCCCTTCCTGCCTCCGGCACCACCACATCCTCCATCCCCAACCTGCACCCTTACCAATCCGAGCTGTCTGGCACCCCCTTCGGCCGCAGACCCCCACAGTTCTCTCTTCCGACCCCAGAGGACTCGACGCGAAGCCTGCATAAAGCCCTGGCCCTGGAGGGCCTGAGGGACTGGTACCTGAGGAACGCCCTTGGCTATCCTCCTGCTGCCCCAAAGGGCCATGAAGCAGGCATCTCTCGCCTCTCACACCCCCACCCTCTTGCCCCGTCTGTTCAAGGTGAATCAGCCAACCTCCACAGGTCTCAGATACCCCAGTCAGCCAGCTTCCACGGTCACCCGCTGCATGGAAG GTCGATGGAGTTCTCTCTCTATCAGGAGACTCCTCATCCACAGACGCAAGAGGCGACCCCAAAGGAGCCCAGTGTAGACCCAGGCACGCTCgtctga